In Algiphilus sp., the sequence GATCGCTCAACCCCGCTTCGCCTTCGTCCAGGTAGCGGCGGCGCCACTTGTAGGCAGTGCGCACACTCACACCCGCTGCCTGCGCCGCTTCCTCAGTCCGAAGCCCCTCTTCCAGCATCCGCCGAACCAAAAGGGCTCGACCATAGGGCGTCAATCGGGCATGTTGATGGCTGTTCATCCGGGGCCGCTGGCCCGAAGCTGATGGGTGTCAAGGCCCGTCAGCCTAAGGAGCAACCCGGATGAACACGCACAAGAATGCGCGTCTGACCGCTCACGGTCGAGCCCTGTTGGTACGTCACATCGTCGAACACGGCCTTCGACCGGTCGAGGCCGCCCATGCGGCGGGCGTGAGCGCCCGTACCGCGTACAAGTGGCTGCGTCGGTATAAGGAGGAAGGTTGGCCCGGGCTTCTGGAACGCAGCTCACGGCCGCGGCGTTGCCCGCATCGCCTGTCCGAGGCCACCCGAGAGCGGATCGTGACCTTGCGGCGCGAGCGGCGTATTTTGTCGCGAGATCAGCGGCGAGCTCGGAATCTCTACTGCCACGGTGGCGCGCGTGCTTCGGCGCGCTGGACTGAACCGGCTGTCGGCACTGGATCCCGTACCGCCGGTCACGCGCTATGAGCACGACGCGCCCGGCGATCTGCTGCATCTGGACATCAAGAAACTCGGCCGGTTCTGGCGCCCGGGGCATCGCGTGACCGGCGACCGTCAGGCAGGACGCTCGTATCGGGCGGGCTGGGACTATGTGCATATCGCCATCGACGACCACAGCCGTGTGAGCTGGGCGACGATCAAACCGGACGAAACCGGCGCCAGCGCCTGGCGCGCCCTGATTGCAGCTGTGCACTACTACCGCGGCCTGGGTGTGCCGATCCGCCGCGCGTTGACCGACAACGGCGCCTGCTATCGCTCGCGGGCCTTTGCCAAGGCCTGCCGACGCCTGGGCATCCGGCATCGCCGCACGAAGGCCTGTCGACCGCGGACCAACGGCAAGGCCGAGCGGCTGATCCAGACTGCGTTACGCGAGTGGGCCTATGCCCGCTCCTACGCACACTCCGACCAACGCGCAACCCATCTGCCGTACTGGCTGCATCACTACAACTGGCACCGCCCTCATGCCAGCTTGAACTATCAACCACCCGTCAGCCGGCTCTGCCTTCCCGTGAACAACCTCCTCGGTTTGCATACCTAGCGCCAAGGCGAAAAATTCCGCCGACCGCGATCAGTATCCCTGTCATTCCCAACCCTCTGGTCGCTTGCCCGTGTTGCAGATGTAGCACGCATTGAACGGAAACCCGCCGAGTGTT encodes:
- a CDS encoding leucine zipper domain-containing protein, which gives rise to MNSHQHARLTPYGRALLVRRMLEEGLRTEEAAQAAGVSVRTAYKWRRRYLDEGEAGLSD